The genomic DNA cagcagtagccagtACTCAGTAGTGATCATCAGCGTGCAGTCACGTCGTACATGTAGAGCATGCTGCTCATGATTCCAGCCACGATAAACGTGCAATCTGCAGAGTTGCGAtaggttatatatatatatatacacatatatattaAGTTGTAGGCTTGTAGCCGTATTTCCTTTCAAAAAAGTTTGTGGCCGTACATTCGCGCTTTGATTTTAAAAAAgtttgtcacatcgaatgtttgacactaattagaagtattaaatctcgactaattacaaaactaattacagaacctCACACCCTGATCTCGTGTAGCTAGCTAGCAACCTTTACTACAGTCTGACAACACATCTGGGTGAGGATGACCACGTCGATCGATACGATGCTCGCTCCAGCTGGAATAGCTGGGAGCTGGAACCTCGGAATGTGCTAACGTgattgccaaagtttggagctAGCTTTACTCATGGCGGCCATATAGCTAACACACAGGTGACAGGCAGGTCGTCCAGTCACATTGCACACAGGAGAAGCTAGCTGCAGGCACGTACGGGCTGTACCTGTACGCATTGCTCGGATCCTGTCTGGCTAGTACCTGCTAAAACGTTGCTCTATTTAACTTGATTGCTGCTCATGCAAACAAAGCAAAAACATCCAATAAGTGTTGCAAAAAAGATGCTGCCACCGGACTATACACGCATGATCGCAGGAAATTGCTGTCAAACTTACTTGGTATATGTCCACGAAATTAAACATCATTTGGAACGCAaaaaaaatttcacatgaatcAGCTGGTAGACAATTATTTGTACGTAGActctctttttaaaaaaaaagaaaaaggaaaagagtgTGGCTTCGATCAGTacgcatatatatatatatatatatatatatatatatatatatatatatatatatatatatatatatatatatatatatgttttgtGCCGATGAAAGCTCTCACATGCATGTGACCGCGCCGCACGCCCAAAGAGGACGAGGTcgatcaggaggaggaggagaagaagataaTGGACAGAGCTGCATGCAGGCCACCTCGTATACAGTATACGCACGTAGGGCGGTCGCGGTTGGTCCGACGACACGGCACATGCTGGTCGGTACTGCACGCACTGTGGCGCGCACCATGCCTTGTTTGCATTGCATGGCATAGATCGATGGATATGGGCCGTTTGTATGGACACGGGTGTACTTCTATACACCCAGCTAGCGCGATGTACGTGTCCTGTAGCTCGCACGCACGCCTGCCTCTGCCCAAGTGCACATGCATGCACGCTTGCTCCCACGAGTATAGTACGCACGCACACGTACGTCACGTCCTAGTACTGACCACACGTACACGCAACGGCCGGGTTAGGCTGAAACTGAATCCGAGGTGTGTGCTGCCTAGTCTGCTCCAGTCCATGGTTGATCTGGTGgtcattttttaattttttttttgttttgtttgggtAAACAACTTGATGGTTTGATGTAATGATGTCAAGTTTTGGGCCGGGTTCCCTTTTGTATTTCAAACTAGGAAATAAAGAGGGTTAGGTCACTAACTCTCTGCCCTAAAAGAAACTAAAGGAGGGTAGTATTTGTACTATATCAGTTATCAACAGGTGAAGGTGAGATCAATGCATGCTGGATGCCTTCATGTTGCATTGATCAGTACAAGAGTGTACGTCGATCTGTGATGTGATACAATTAAGCATGATATAAGAATGTTGCTTTGAGCTTTTTGTCGAGAGTTGATGAGTTGAttgctttcttttccttttattttttcacaaaagaaaaaggaatgcaAATAAATAAGTGTTGCTTGCTGATGAAGTGGAACTAGTAGTAGCTACGCCGGCCAATATGATTTAACTCCACGGCATTATTCGCTTCGACTGGATGATTAGCCCTGGTGCGCGTACCTTCTCCATAAAAGAAACATATATTTATTCGGATTCATCAGAATATAACTAGCAAGTAGCAACCGCGTACGTCCTCTCTCCCTGCAGATCATCGACGAGAAATTTGAAATTGTTGCAGGATATACAAATCAATCAAAGTCGATGTAGCTCATCAAAAGATTGAATTTTGTTTCAATTTCTGGGCAGCTGTCGCCATAAACCAAGGAAACACGAGGAGCTTAGGTCAAACTgaagtgggaaaaaaaaaagaacagaagaGCACCAATGAACTTGTAGTCTCGTGAATTGAATCAACTTATTATTACCTATGATTATTCACCTTAGAATGATTCCTATATTATTAGTGCTTGTGTTTGTGGCCCGGCAGTATTGCAGAGGAACCACACACGTTTTCCGTAATCCAGCAATATTCAATCATGCACCGACGCCAAGTAAGTTACAATATCTACTGGTGCTGATCATCAGGCTCTGCGACGACCAACACAccatttaattattttataatgGTAGGTTTTCTTCCCCAAAAGCTAGGCAACCACCACCCAGCATATGACACACGGGGGAGCTAGTCatttagaaggaaataaaaattacCACTACAACGGTTACTGACTGCTTATCTGTTCATCTGTACATGTCTCAAGTGCATCTCTAACAAAAAAAGATGAGCATGTGTGAAGCTTGCTGACGAATCGATCAGAAGGTCTCCCCTTTGAAATGGACCGGCAAACGGCAATGCTATGGAAAGACCAGGTCACCGTTTACCCTTGAGTGCCCCAAGATCGTGCCGGTTGTGTTGCCAGAAACACACAAGCAGAAAGGTCAAGGAGGTAGATACCAGAGACAATTGAAATTTTACTGTCAGAGCGAGCTAACCAAGAACAGACAAGCCAAGGAGCAGCCCATCTTGTGGCTGTAAAAAAAGGCTACATGCAGGTTCTGCCTGGAGATCGATAAGTTTTCACTCGTGCAGCTATTTTATCTCGATCGAGGCTACAAACCGAGCGCAAGAACAGGGAGGGGGTCACATGCGGCGATGCCCCATCGTCAAATAATTTGATGGCTACCTCAGGAAAAGGACAGATGAGGGGGGGCGCCAACTAACCATGGCTGGTGATGCTCAAACGCTGCAAGCTATAGCCTTCAGCAGACATCTGCAGGTACATGTTCAGACTACAGTTAGTTCAAACTTTTAAAAGATAATGTTTTTGTTGCATTTTTCATATATAAGCTAGTTGGTAAAAGCTTTAGGATGTGAGTAGAGGTTTGCCTCCAATTGCCATTTAAAAGAGCAAATTGTAGACAAGCTATAAGCTGCAAGTGTTGCTGCAGGAGTAGAATATGTTAACTGtctctaaaaaaaaaagaaagattcaGGATGTGACTAGAGATGGGTCCATTTCAAGATGTTTGTGATAAAAGGGAAAAGCGATATAGGATTAACAAAAAAACTGTCGGAAGGTAGGTAGGGAGAAGAGGAAAGCCCCGCGGGAACAGCTATGCCAGGTGCAAATTTTGAATTGATTGGCTGGCTCCGCCATCCTACAAAACGATAGAACAGGGACTGCTCTACGGCACATGCAGGCGATGCGACCCGTTGAAAAAGATTTGCAGGGGGCGGAGACAGATAAGACACGAGTTAGCTAGTCTCCATTGCCTTGGTTGCGTACACGCAATATTATACACATGCGAATGCAAGGCTACCAATGCTATGCGTTGGAAAAGGGCCTTCTCATCAAGTCTATACACATGTACTGCCACTAGTGCAGTGCATGTACCCAAATCTTCATATTTTGTAGCTAACCAAATTGGTTGGCTATGCTAGCTTTTGCAAGTCACTGGGCTCAATTAGGAACCAGAAGTGTGGCTGTAGGCCCGTGGCAAATGTGAACCTATTGGGGGATGGGAAGCACTGGCCGACGACACACTGAAGACAGAGTACTGACAGGACAGGACTAGATTAACAAGGACATTAGCTGTGGATTATTGTAGGCAATGAACCATCAGTCCACTAGATGGACAAGCAAGAAAACACCAGTGCGAAGGTGTGCTGCTGTGGGGCTGGAGTTCTTTTAAACTTTATAGGGGTGGCATTATATTTAATCATAGTAGCATAGGACAACAGGGTGATGTACTGATGTCCCAGTTTTTTCTTCTCCCGGTCTTGAAAAAATGATGACAGAAACCAAACATTGGACCAACGCCACCGAACCAAACCTCACTATGAGAGAAAATGAGCGGGAGGGCAACTAATAAAGAACCAAAACCACGGCCGTTCGTGCTCAATTGTGATCGACATGCTCCTGCTGCTGAGGGTCCACCCCTCGAACCATTTGGCTTTCATGTACCCTGCATGAGCTTCTTTTGCAGATCTTTCGCCATTGCACACTCGAGACGGTTCAAACCATGGGCTTTGGTCGCGCTCCATGATTGGAGCAACAACTAAAGAGGAAAGCCAGGACGGCGACGCTGCAAGGGAACATGGCACGAGCAGCTCCCTAGCGAGCTAGGGAGCTCAGGCCATTAGCTATTAGCACGCCCATGCTGCAGCTATGCGTGGTGTGCCGCTACAAGGAGATCGAAATGCTAGAGATGGGTGATATGTGCATTACTAACCTCCTTGGCATAAGAATCTATCATCATCACATTTTTATGGCGGTCAGCAAATCATTATCGTCACAGGAGCTACAAGATGCAACAACAATAAACGTGACctcttcaaaaaagaaaaaaatgtagaaTCCTAAAAGAGGAGGTCTTCCACTTATGCAGAATCCTTTCAGTCGGCAAGGCAGAGACGGGCAAGGCACCTCACCTCAGTTTTCAACGCCGACCGGCTCTGCACCAACCGCGACGTTTACACACCTGGTACGCGTTGCTACTTCACGAGCCAGCGTGTCACATTCGATTGGGTGAAGAATCACATTCATATGGAATTTAGTTATGGTTTCTGTACAATCAGATACTCGGGTGAGCAGGAGCAACAGGGTGCTGTAGCTACCAAACATATGGCATTCCTTCAAGGCACACATGATAGGCCCAGCAGGGCTATAACTCCGGATTACGTGTCCAGCTACGACCAAAGTTTCTAGGAGCTCGTCATTGCACAGGCGCAAGCTACGACCAAAGGTGAAGTTGAGAGTTCAGGCCTGTCCAAACCAAATGGTTCCAAACGGAGAAGCAATATTGGTTCGGCGAATCACTTCATTCCAGATGAGTGGTCCATCACGAGCTTTGATGCGACGGATCCATCACTAATGTTTATATACTGATCTTTTTTATATACTAATCATGTGTATATAAAACATGAAATGATGATCAATTAACCCGTTTCATTCAGGGTTACCATATCCTGAAAAATCAAGGGTCCTGGACCAGAAACACTTGAGATCAACGGCCAAAGCTGCCGTCTCAGTAGGAACTTGGAGTAACACTCAAGGAACAAATGGACGTTACACATCGAGGGCTGTCATGTGCCACAACTGTTAAAGCCCAGAGCATGTTTTTATTCAAAAGGAAAAACATGGTACTAGGACTATTACATCAAGCATCGCAGCTACTGGGAATCTTACATTATACACCCCCCATGTCCAGGTGCTAGTGCACCAGGTTCTGCGAAATACAAAGGATTACATTCGTGGCATTTGGCCGGCAGTGCGCAAGCATCATATTCCAGCGAAGAGATGGAAGAGGAAGATTCGTTGTTTCTGGGCTCCCTAGCTTCTATATGTACAACCATCAGTGGTGTTTCACAGCTCCGAGCTGCCACCTCTTGGGAGCCTACACAACAAAAATATCAAGCCCGGATTAGTCAATAACTCACTATACTGTTAGTAGGTGCATTTCAACTACAATCTCAGACAGTTCTTTTTTATAACAGGAAGCCACTTCAGAAAGGTAGCTCAAAAGCTGATCTTTCGCTGCTGAAGGGCAAAGTTATTTTGGGATATGTTAAGCATGGGTGAAAATTGTGGTGGCAAATTATTTCGTGATAATGCAAGCATGGGCAAAACTATGGCCTCAAAATACAGCCATGGTGTAAAAATAAAGTGAACATCAGATATTTACTTGACAAAAGAAAATCAACATACCCTGGGTACACTGGTAAAGTAGCATAGATGGATTAGCtttcctcatcatcagtttGCGTCGCATCATTCCTTGGTCTCTTCACAGGATGTGAAAATTTTCCTTTAAAGAATATGAATTTTTTAGACTAAATAATGCTGAGAGTAGAGCAAAATGAAGAACCAATTGAAGCCTAGTAATATCATGGCAGTCTAAGTGCAGAGCCAAGATCCTGACAgtccaaaagaaaaggaaaggctTTGTTGGAGCAGCTTAAGTAATCAGGATGAGTTTAGAAATTTAAACACCATAAAATTCAGTTCTTTTCAAATCAAAACCAAATAGATCTACCAAATGTATGTATATTTCTTGACAGACACAAGAATAATGCTGCCTAGAAACACAGCCAAACAATCAACTCCTGACTAACAGAACAATTGTCCTGAAAAATGCAATCTTTACTGGTAATACATTGAAATATGACCCAAGTCCTACATGCAACAAGGACTACCTAACCAACCCACCCATCCCCGCATGCAATTGGAGCAACCAAGATCAATCTGAGACAACCAAATCACTATTATCTCAGTATCTTACCAATAACTTGTGCTTAGCTCATCCCACATGGTACTGAAACCACGACCTGCCCAACATGACATTTCTGGCCCAATACAGTTCACAGTTTGGACCTAAGGAGAGTAAAAGTTCTGGATGGATTTTAAACCCAACAAAATAATTTTTGTCAAGGTTGGCCCCGAACAGAAAAACAACCAATTCGACCTAGCTTGTCAAACCAATTTTCCCTTCAATTCTCATTTTGACTCAGTAACTAGCAATCAATTCTTGAAACCAAGAGAGGTTTAAAGCTCTACACCGTGCTTTGTTACCAGCAACTTGAAAGATCAAACAGGAAGATGACTAAGTATCCTACCGCAGGAAAACCAACATAAACGGACATATACTGGAAGGAACACTATATGCTTTTTCCTATACTTCTTAGGGGTTCCTGACATAGCTCTGCTTTATACATCAAATACTAGGAGTCACATATCgataatttttttaatgcaaAATTGGGTGCAAGTGTCTTGTTTTGCGGAAAACTTGTGAGGATATAAAACAAACCTGCATAAAAAAGTTAACCAGCTAGACAATCATGATATCATGCATACAAAAAGCAAAGGAACCTCTGGTCATAAAACCAAAGTAAAAGGATGAAAAGGGATCATCTAATGCTTAAGCTTGTTCAACTTCGACcaacaaaggaaagaaaaaaagagaatacCACAGGCAGAGCAGTAAAATGTAAATAGAACTGGTAAGTATATGTTGTTTCTAACTTCCTAGACCTCAAAATTCAGGCTAATGATTATGGATAAAAAGTGAGTTTCTTTATATCTCTCAGAACTGATCATTACAATATGGCAGAACGTGTTTCATACTAGTGGAATCACTGATACCCTAAAGGGATGTCATTGCCATAAAGTCATGAATGAAGTACCAAATCTCCCCTGAACATTTCATAAGGATTGACGTGACATACCAATTACCATCACGCACAGTTCAACACAATATTCACATGTATACACTAGGACTACAAGGTTATCTCTTCCGTATCAATTTACGAAAGAACCTAGTAAAATTCTAAGAACCTATTACGTGGCACATAAACAGTTACAAAAGCATAAGTATTAACATGAGAAGTTAAGCCAGAAAATTATTATCCACATAAACAAAAACGAGGAACTTGTGGGATACACCTTCCAGTCTTCCATCAAAAACCCAAATGCCAGAAGCCATAATATGGAACAAATATGTTGTTTTTCCCACAACAATTCGAAATCCTAAACAGACTACTTATAGCCTatttagagcatctccagcagtctcccAATAAATGTTTCCCAATAAATAGTCAATAGGGATATCCCAAAATCCATTTCACTGTTATTGGGAGAGTTACTtttgcagtctcccaataatctcatcccaatccaactaccgtattgggagagttagagcatctccagcagtctcccTTTCCCCAATACAACTACCATATTGGGagagttgataagaaaatagcGCTCCACCAGTCTCCCTTTACCTTTaccttttcccaataattattgggacaacccaataattcacctcaactctccctaaataaaggagctgtgactctcccaatacggtagttggattgggatgagattattgggagactgcaaaagcaactccCCCAATAATGGTGAAAGTGATATTGGGACATCcctattaactagttattgggaaatatttattgggagtgttggggtgaattattgagttgtccaataattattgggaaaagggaAAAGTAAAGGAAACTACTGGAGCACTAGTTTTTTACGAACACTCCCAagacggtagttggattggggagagggagactgctggagatgcttaCCAACTAACGTAAACACTGCATTCAGCTAATGTGTACACATAGATACCCAAAGTTTCAAGCATAACTTCCCCACGAGAGTTCCGATTTACCGTGATTCACCGCCGACTCAAACAATGGAACCCTAACGACATCATCATTCCGCAATCAAAATGAAATGGTACCTTAATCCATCTCACCTTCGACAAAGTAAGCCGCGGACGGCCACCCCCGCACTGTGGTGAAGCTCATCGCTTCCTCCGCCGTCATCGCCGTGGCACCCCTCGCGGTGTGAACGGCCGCGCCGAGGAGGTCGGCCACCCCGAGCGGCCGCGGCATCGGCGGCACCCAGTAGGATGCCCCCGGCACGAAGGGGAGCCAGtcgggcgccgcccgccgcacgaGCACCCCGTGGATGGCGTCCTCCAGGCGCCGCATCCCCATCTGCGCCTGCACCTTGGCGGAGTCGCCCGCGCCTCCCCCTCCCGATGAAGAGGACGGGGATTCCTCGGAGAGGTCTATCTCGACGAACTCCACCTTGGCCGACAGCGCACGGGAGGTGCggtggcggagggcggaggagagcccggccgcggcgcggggcaGGGTTAGGGTtcgcgcggcgaggaggcgagCCAGAGCCATGGTGTGCGAGAGCGTAGCCGGAGAAAGAATTTCGATGGTGCTAATGGAAGGGTCGAGAGGGGACGCGAGAGCGAGACGAAGCCACGAAGGGGACGGAGATAGGGGCACGCAATTACGCTACACCGATGACGTGTAGCATTCCCATTCGCGGAGATTAGCAATGTGGGGCCAACGTGTCAGTGAGACATATTGTGTCATCGGTTCACGGAGTCCAGGCCCCCCACTCTTTCCCCGGCCTTCGCAGGCTCCCGACCTCCGTCAGCGACAGCGACGGGCGCGTCTCCGTCCAGATCCAGGCATCCTGTCACCGGACCTCGGCCTCTTTCCCTTCTCCCGCAGGCATCCTCTTCGCCCTCGTTCCCGCCGGGTTGCGACTGAGTGGAGGTCCATCCGGACTGGTGttgatttcttcttctcttgCCGGTGAGGATGCCCTAGCTTTGTTTGGACTAATTGTTCGTTTTGTTCTGCGCAAACTCATGTTCTCCTCTTGGCAGCCATCAAATCCAAATATTTTCTAGCAAAAATCCTCTTTTTTCCAAAATAAATCAAAATTCAATTTTCTTTCTGGATTGGAATCCACTTTGTTGTGACGATACTGCTGTGGTTGCTGGTGATAATAATCCAGATGGCCTCTCCGAATGGTCCTGCTACTCCTCCGATGGTCATGTACCCCTTCTACCCCGCTGGGGCGTTTCCCCAGCAAGCCGGGGATGATCAGGCTCAGGGTCCGGGGATATATGCCATACAGCAGAATCAACTAGCGGCGGCCATGGGAATGGGGCGCTATGCTCCAACTACACTCGTACCACTCACCTACAAGATCCCAGCGTAAGTTGTTACCTTCTGGTACTGAATAATCTGCTACATTTGCCAGTTTCATGTTTTCATCATTGAATTGGTGACGCTGTTCACATGTACCGTAGTAGTAGTCACCATGTTCTGTCTGTGCAAGTCATGTGCGGTTATAGTCTTCTGTTGAAATTGGGCACTTTCAGGGTGGCTGTATGAGACTTGTGTAATAAGGGGTTCGCAATATCTATGTTGAGATCCAAGTGCATTTTCCCCCCCAATTGTCCTGGGTAGTTCATAAAAGCATGCTCCGCAGCAGCAGTACACTCTATAGTGTTACTCTATGGATGATGATATCCTTAGATCTTCATTTGAATTATGCATACTGTATAGGATCTGTTGTGAGCTAGCGGCAATCTTGAATATCCACAAGACAATGAATCAACTTTCACTAGTGCAGCTTTTTTCATGAACTCCTTCGCATGCTGCTTATTTATTCATGAAGTAATGGTGATTACTGATTAACTCAGCAACCTGACATGTAGAAAAAACTCTCTGTTGTAGCAAGCTGAATGACCTCAGCGATCTCTCTTATTATCTAGGGACATTAACCTGCAGAACAGGAGTAAGGCAGAACATATATTGGTATTAACTTCAGTCCTGAAGTAATCTATAATTGCTCATCATTATGACAGTACAGATACAGACTTAAATTTGATCGTAGTGACTAGTTAATACTTAGTAGTGATGAGAATGCCTCAACATAAACGTATTTACATATTTTTCTTTCTCAGCTAAGTTATATGTGAACATTGCCTAAGTGCTTCTTTTTATGCTGGAAGCTAGAATGGAACTACAGAGAAAATGACAGACCTGGTTAGAGAAAAACTTTTTGTTGTGAGAATGATAGAGCCCATGTAGTTTGCTACTATGTTCTTGTCTTCTTCATGTTGATTTGAGTATTTGACCATCAGGAATACAAAGGATCAGTGCAATGCATTGTGGATTTATGACCTCTCCAATTACTTGCTTATTTTTGCTGTTTTGTGCTTGAAGGGAAAGCATCGGTGCTCCAGCTGGTGAAGGGAATGTACAGGATGCTATGCAGCAAAATGGACCTCAAAGACAAGTTGTTGTTAGGAGGTTTCACTTCGCTTTTCAGCTTGACCTGGCCCTGATCATCAAACTAGCAGCAGTGGTCTTTCTGTTTAGCCAAGAAGGCTCAAAACAAAGGCTGTTTCTTCTCATACTGTTTGCATCATTGATTTACTTGTGAGTACTCATTTCTTTCCGAAAATACATGATGCTTTTCCACAGTTTGCTCTTCATTCCTTTTATAGCCTACTAGAGTCTGGGGCGCGCCTCCGGCACGCTAATCTTCTGACCAATTATGTAAAATTTTCATTAAAAGGATTGATGTTCAACGAACTGCAATGTACAACAATAACGTTAACATTTAACACAACAAGCTAACAGAATCCAAAATGTGTACAAAGCATCTCAAATTACATGGCATATCTCTTTAGTGGCTATCTAAACGGTCTATACAAACACGGGATGATCAGCTCACAGAAATAAGGATGATCAACTATGAGTACAGGACAAATGTGCTGCGACTATTGGCCACCAGAATGTGCAACTTTGTGCATCCAACTCATGCTGCGAAGGGATCCAAATTGTAGGGTCTGGACTGGTTCTCTGAGTCAGGATCCGGATTCACAGAATCTGTTGGCTAGACCAGATTGTGTGCCTGGAATGCTAATGGCCTCACCAAGTAGCATATACTGAATGTTacataacaaaaaaaatcaaatttattACCACGAGGGCTGAATGTTTAATGAAACAC from Setaria italica strain Yugu1 chromosome VII, Setaria_italica_v2.0, whole genome shotgun sequence includes the following:
- the LOC101754407 gene encoding uncharacterized protein LOC101754407, producing the protein MALARLLAARTLTLPRAAAGLSSALRHRTSRALSAKVEFVEIDLSEESPSSSSGGGGAGDSAKVQAQMGMRRLEDAIHGVLVRRAAPDWLPFVPGASYWVPPMPRPLGVADLLGAAVHTARGATAMTAEEAMSFTTVRGWPSAAYFVEGKFSHPVKRPRNDATQTDDEES
- the LOC101755210 gene encoding uncharacterized protein LOC101755210, coding for MASPNGPATPPMVMYPFYPAGAFPQQAGDDQAQGPGIYAIQQNQLAAAMGMGRYAPTTLVPLTYKIPAESIGAPAGEGNVQDAMQQNGPQRQVVVRRFHFAFQLDLALIIKLAAVVFLFSQEGSKQRLFLLILFASLIYLYQTGAITPFVRWLQRAGGAAARPPQAPARVENRALLPAQNDGNDQPNDPANPDQAAENQEPGAGAGNENPQVAEGEGNRRNWLGGILKEVQLVVVGFVASLLPGFQHND